One window of the Diospyros lotus cultivar Yz01 chromosome 12, ASM1463336v1, whole genome shotgun sequence genome contains the following:
- the LOC127786879 gene encoding zinc finger A20 and AN1 domain-containing stress-associated protein 8-like, with protein MEQNETGCQAPPEAPILCANNCGFFGSAATMNLCSKCHKDLMLKQQQAKHASSSSSSIGSGNIVNGGSSSTLQKEAETEAAAGTRARAVSPESVVLAPQAPGPSLPNENNDQVKRGPNRCTTCRKRVGLTGFNCRCGNLFCATHRYSDKHDCPFDYCSAARDAIAKANPVVKAEKLDKI; from the coding sequence ATGGAGCAGAATGAGACGGGATGCCAAGCTCCTCCAGAAGCTCCTATCCTGTGTGCCAACAACTGCGGATTTTTCGGAAGTGCAGCAACCATGAACCTGTGCTCCAAGTGCCACAAGGACTTGATGCTGAAGCAACAACAGGCTAAGCACgcttcctcctcttcctcttctattGGAAGCGGAAACATTGTAAACGGCGGCAGTTCCAGCACCCTCCAAAAGGAGGCTGAAACAGAAGCAGCCGCAGGCACTCGTGCACGGGCTGTCTCGCCTGAGTCCGTGGTCTTAGCACCGCAAGCACCTGGCCCATCTTTGCCAAACGAGAATAACGACCAAGTCAAACGAGGTCCAAACAGGTGCACCACCTGCCGGAAGCGTGTTGGTTTAACCGGATTCAACTGCCGATGCGGCAACCTTTTCTGTGCAACTCATCGCTACTCCGACAAACACGACTGCCCCTTCGACTACTGTTCTGCTGCCCGGGATGCCATTGCCAAAGCCAACCCTGTCGTGAAGGCTGAGAAGCTCGATAAGATCTAG
- the LOC127786862 gene encoding zinc finger A20 and AN1 domain-containing stress-associated protein 5 codes for MAQRTEKEETEFKVVPDTISLCVNNCGVTGNPATNNMCQNCFNATTASSSAAALVGKFAAGEGVKSPRSTFSRPAERFVGAAETRRSLRAQDPAVAVKKEVNRCSGCRRKVGLTGFRCRCGDLFCADHRYSDRHDCSYDYKAAGREAIARENPVVKAAKIVRV; via the coding sequence ATGGCGCAGAGAACAGAGAAGGAGGAGACCGAGTTCAAGGTGGTTCCTGACACCATAAGCCTCTGCGTCAACAACTGCGGAGTCACCGGCAATCCCGCCACCAACAACATGTGCCAGAACTGCTTCAACGCCACCACCGCCTCCTCCTCCGCTGCCGCCTTGGTTGGGAAGTTCGCAGCCGGCGAAGGTGTCAAGAGTCCTAGATCTACCTTCTCGCGGCCGGCGGAGAGGTTCGTCGGTGCCGCGGAGACCAGACGGAGCCTGAGGGCTCAGGATCCGGCGGTGGCGGTGAAGAAAGAGGTGAATCGGTGTTCCGGCTGCCGGAGGAAGGTAGGCCTGACGGGATTCAGGTGCCGGTGCGGAGACCTGTTCTGTGCGGATCACCGGTACTCCGACCGCCACGATTGCAGCTACGACTACAAAGCGGCGGGCCGCGAGGCGATTGCGAGGGAGAATCCGGTGGTTAAGGCTGCGAAGATCGTTAGGGTTTGA